Below is a genomic region from Bacillus mycoides.
TATGCTTCAAATAGCAAACGATATAAAGAAACAATATAGTAGCAATATAGGGGCGCAGAAGCAAAAAGAGAAACCGAATATTATTTTTGTAATGAGTGAATCGTTTTGGGATCCAACGAAGTTAACGAACCTGTCCTTTAGTGAAGATCCTTTACCTAATTTGCATCATTATATAGAAAGTTTTCCTGGTGGACAAACTATTTCTCCTGCATTTGGAGGAAATACTGCAAACGTTGAATTTGAGGCATTAACGAGTTATTCAATGAGTTTGTTAAAACCAGGCTCTATACCATATCAGCAAGTCGTTACAAATAAGAAAGAAATTCCATCAATTCCTCGAGCATTGAAAAAAGAAGGGTATTATACAAGTGCAATTCATTCGTTCGGTCGCTCATTCTTTAAACGGGATGATGTATATAAAGTGTTAGGATTTGATAAGTTTAATGCACAAGATACGATGGAAAATGTAGAAGTTGATGGAGATTATATTAGCGATCTATCTATGAGTAAAGAGATAATAGCTGAATTAGAGAAGCAAAAGAAACCTACGTTTGTTCATGCAGTTACGATGCAAAATCATTTTCCATTTACAGAAGGAAGATTTGGTGAAAATCAAATAGAGATTAGTGGATTAGAAAATGAAGAGTCGAAGGCTGAATTAGAGACTTATACAGAAGGGTTAAGACGTTCAGATGAAGCTCTTCAATATTTAATAGAGGAGCTAGATAATTTAGATAGACCTACATTATTAGTATTCTTTGGGGACCATCTCCCATCACTAGGAACAAATAAATCTCTTTATAAAGAGACTGGTTATATAACAAATGAAAAAACGCCAAGTGAACGATTAGCGATGGCACAAACGCCGTTATTAATGTATGCAAATTTTGATATGCCAAATGACAATTTAGGTTTAGTAAGTCCAATCTATTTTTCAAATCTTGTCTTTGATTATGCTGGATTAAATAAGGTACCGTTCTATCAATTTTTATCGAAGTTATATGAAGAAATTCCCGTACTTCGTGATGAATTGAAGATAGGAAAAGACGGAGAAGCAATAAAAAGTTTAACAGAAAAACAAAAAGAAATGTTAAAGCAATATGAGTTTATTCAATATGACTTACTCATCGGAAAGCAATATAGTAAGGATATATTATTTAAATAGGCGACAAAAAAGAACTTGTATACGATACAAGTTCTTTTTTCATAGTATTTAACGGGATAACCAGACAAGCTAGGTTTAGGGAGTATTACTTGTACATTTAGTATAAATTAAAATAGAGTCGTTTTAATAATTGATTTGTGAGAAGTATGTGAATTTTTCATCTAGTATATAATTGGACAATTTGTTTAATTTTAATAGAATCAGTTCCAGATTTGTTATTAATTTTTAGTTTGCAATTATTTGTTGTATGGATTTATAAACAAACAGGATTTCGAGTTGTTAGTATTTATGCGTTTAACGATGAGCGTGTTTATTTTTTATCTATTCTTTGTATGACTATTGTTCCAACTCTTCATTTTTTCCGCATTATCGTTTTGTTTTTAATGGAAGAGAAGAATAAGTCATATGTGGAATTTGCTCGTGCAAAAGGTAGTTAAGAAAAAAGAATTTGCCGTAAGGGCAAATTCTTTTTTTACTGTAAAGGAACTATGAATTTAAAAATTTTATCAGTTCCTTATTTAATTCATCCGCTTGATCGATTGGAGAGCCGTGGCCACTATTTGTAAGAGGATATAGTTCAGAGTTTTTAATTCGCTCTTTTGTTAGCTCAGCACTTTTATAAGGGATGAGTTGGTCGTGAACACCGTGGAATATTTTTGTTGGGACGTTAATTTTACTTAAGTCTTTCGTTACGTCTTCGTTTGCAGCAGCTTGCAAAATTTTGATGAGAGCATAAGAAGCGGACTGCATACCGAGATAAGAAAACCATTCTAACGTGGCAGCTCCTAAGTTTCTATTAAAAAATGATAAAGATACATCACTTAGAAACTTAGGTAAATTTACATACATTTGAGCAATCAGAGCATCTGCTTGTTCTTTCGGTACGCCGTAAGGGGATTCTTGGTTTTTCACGAAAGAAGGAGAGACAGCATCCACTAATGCAAGTTTGGAAATACGACGCCCATTATATCGTGACATATACCGAATAGAGAGAGCGCCACCGACTGAGAAGCCGACTAACGTAGCATTTTCTATTTGAAGTGCATCTAATACAATTGCGATATCATTAGCTAAACGATCATAAGTGTAACCAGTCCATGGTTTATCAGACTGTCCGTTTCCTCGTATATCCATGGCGATGCAGCGGAAACCATGTTGTGGTAAGATATTAAATTGATATTGGTACATTTGATGATTTAAAGGCCAGCCATGAACGAAGAAGACAGGTTTACTTCCAGGGCCTGGGTTAATATCCTCAACAAAAATGTGTACATCTTTTTCCACTGTAACGAACATGATGTATCCTCCTCATGCATTTTAGTAGGCTCTCTCCCAAAATCGCTGTTTTGTCATTGCCTGAATAAATTCATTCGCAAGTAAGATAGGATTTTGTTCTGTTATAACGCCAGGTTTTCCTTCAATGTTTAAAGATTGAACAATAGTAGTTCCATTTTGGAAAGCGCCAATTGGCTTAAAGTGATTATACGATTCTACGACGAATGAACTTGCCTTGTTAAGAAAATGATCATTAATATTTCCGCCAATAAGAAGTAGCCCATCATAAAGAAGTGGTGATCCTGTTAAGAAAGTATCATTCACTTCCCACTGTCCATTTTGAGAGCCTTGCACAAAACCTAATCGTTCGGAAATAATAACGGGCTGAAGACCGGCTTGTTTGAATTGATTTATAATATATTGTGCGTTTTGACCGTCATATCCGTTTGCGACAATGACGCCTACTCGTAATGTATTTGGGCTGAATGTTGTATGTTCCATACTTAGTGCTGGTGAGGATTTTGTAACATTTGATTCTTGAACATTTGGCACTGTTGCCCCGACTGCTTCAGCTACTAAAGTAGCTAATTCTGTACTTATATGACCAATCATACCTACGACTTGTTGGCGAACTGATTTACTTTTTACTTTTCCTAATTCAAAGGAAAAGGCCTGCATAATATGGATTTTTTCGACGTGGCTCATACTATTCCAAAATAAACGGGCTTGTGAGAAATGGTCTTTAAAACTAGCGGCTGTTTCTCTTGTTTTATGTCCAGAAACAGTAGAAGGATATGTAACGAAACCGCCTTTCGTACCAGGTACAGTAAAGGGAGAGTTATTAGCTAAAGAGTTATTATGGTAAGCGACTTTTCCTTTATCAATTATATATTTAGACGCACCATCTCTTTGATTATTATGAAAAGGACATACCGGACGATTAATCGGTAACTCTTGATAGTTTGTACCGACGCGTGCTAATTGTGTATCTGTATAAGAAAAGAGTCTACCTTGTAAGAGAGGATCATTTGTAAAATCGATACCGCGGACGATGCTTCCAGGGTGCAGTGCGACTTGTTCTGTTTCCGCAAATACGTTATCAACGTTTCGGTTTAACGTCATTTTTCCGATGATCTTAACAGGGAAGTCTTCTTCCGGCCAAATTTTTGTTGCATCTAATATATCGAAATCGTATTTAAATTCATCCTCTTCTTCTAAAATTTGAACGCCAAGTTCGTACTCAGGGTAGTTTCCGGCATTAATATTTTCCCATAAATCACGGCGATGATAATCTGGATCAGCGCCGCCTAGTTTTTGAGCTTCATCCCAAATTAACGAGTGAACGCCAAGCTTTGGCTTCCAGTGGAATTTTACGAATCGTGACTTCCCATGTTTATTAACTAAACGAAATGTATGAACGCCGAACCCTTGCATCATTCGAAAACTTCTCGGAATTGTGCGATCCGACATAATCCACATCATCATCGCAGCTGATTCTTGATTATTGGCGATAAAGTCCCAAAAAGTATCGTGTGCTGTTTGTCCTTGGGGAATCTCATTATGTGGCTCTGGTTTAAGAGCATGAATAAGATCCGGAAATTTAATACCATCTTGAATGAAAAAAATCGGAATGTTATTACCCACTAAATCGAAATTTCCTTCCTCTGTATAAAACTTAACAGCGAATCCTCGTACATCTCGGTTCGTTTCATTTGCACCTTTTGATCCAGCAACTTCAGAAAAACGAATAAAAATAGGTGTCTTTTTAGATGGGTCTTGTAAAAAATGAGCCATTGTTAAGTCTTCTAAAGAATCATATAGCTCAAAAACACCATGTGCTCCGTAACCGCGGGCATGAACGACTCTTTCAGGAATTCGTTCACGGTCAAAATGAGCGAGTTTTTCTCGCATCAGGAAATCTTCTAAAAGTGTAGGACCACGATCGCCGGCGGTTAAAGAGTTTTCATCATTTGAAATTTTGACACCCGTATTCGTTGTCATCTCTTTTCCTTCATTGTTTTTCGTAAAGGATTGTAACTGTTCTATCTTCTTATTTTCACGACCGTCCATATAAAGCACCTCCCATATTATACGTATTATTGTTCATGGTTTTTATGCTTACATATGGTATGGGGAAGTATATTATCTATGGATTGATTTTCCTCATTTGTTCAATTTATCTTTGTTTGTCTATGAAAATCATTTATTATAATAAATGGTATTCTTTTGAAGGGGTGTTGAAGTGGAAGAGAGTTTTCTATCAGCTAAAGAAGAAAAGAAAAACGCTAAGATTTTCTTATGGGTAATACATGTTATTTTAATTGTATACGAGGTTGCATACGCGATTATATTAGAAGATACAATGCCTTTAGCAAATTGGCATAAAGGGATATGGAAGCTTGCATATATTATGGCTATATTAGGTATTAGTGTTTACTTATTTGAGAGAGAAAAAGCATATTTAGTTAAATATACATATTTATTTGCATACATGATCGCAGAGACTTTTAATATTGGATGGTATGCTTTTCATAATATAATAGCATTTGATGAAGGGAATGTAATTGAATATATTTTCATTTTCTTCGTACCGATCTTTTTGAGTAAAAGATATTTATTTGTCTTAGCGCCATTCCTTATAGGGAAATATATGATATACCTATTTGTATTTGGAG
It encodes:
- a CDS encoding catalase; this translates as MDGRENKKIEQLQSFTKNNEGKEMTTNTGVKISNDENSLTAGDRGPTLLEDFLMREKLAHFDRERIPERVVHARGYGAHGVFELYDSLEDLTMAHFLQDPSKKTPIFIRFSEVAGSKGANETNRDVRGFAVKFYTEEGNFDLVGNNIPIFFIQDGIKFPDLIHALKPEPHNEIPQGQTAHDTFWDFIANNQESAAMMMWIMSDRTIPRSFRMMQGFGVHTFRLVNKHGKSRFVKFHWKPKLGVHSLIWDEAQKLGGADPDYHRRDLWENINAGNYPEYELGVQILEEEDEFKYDFDILDATKIWPEEDFPVKIIGKMTLNRNVDNVFAETEQVALHPGSIVRGIDFTNDPLLQGRLFSYTDTQLARVGTNYQELPINRPVCPFHNNQRDGASKYIIDKGKVAYHNNSLANNSPFTVPGTKGGFVTYPSTVSGHKTRETAASFKDHFSQARLFWNSMSHVEKIHIMQAFSFELGKVKSKSVRQQVVGMIGHISTELATLVAEAVGATVPNVQESNVTKSSPALSMEHTTFSPNTLRVGVIVANGYDGQNAQYIINQFKQAGLQPVIISERLGFVQGSQNGQWEVNDTFLTGSPLLYDGLLLIGGNINDHFLNKASSFVVESYNHFKPIGAFQNGTTIVQSLNIEGKPGVITEQNPILLANEFIQAMTKQRFWERAY
- a CDS encoding alpha/beta fold hydrolase, producing the protein MFVTVEKDVHIFVEDINPGPGSKPVFFVHGWPLNHQMYQYQFNILPQHGFRCIAMDIRGNGQSDKPWTGYTYDRLANDIAIVLDALQIENATLVGFSVGGALSIRYMSRYNGRRISKLALVDAVSPSFVKNQESPYGVPKEQADALIAQMYVNLPKFLSDVSLSFFNRNLGAATLEWFSYLGMQSASYALIKILQAAANEDVTKDLSKINVPTKIFHGVHDQLIPYKSAELTKERIKNSELYPLTNSGHGSPIDQADELNKELIKFLNS
- a CDS encoding LTA synthase family protein encodes the protein MRDNYSFHQPRRSILISAVLSGLVTLYVVPTLFLILKYFSLDAMKDMLNQKIVLSIMTILMWVALLYVAYLNKGIVNKFKPIIRIYIRMFLVAHAVTFLFIFMQNNMNLVNTLNWIYNYNAQFIFSLIVIYAIYVLVYNVLGKVFLSTILTSILLIILAIVNHFKIVFRGDPLYPSDFTQIGHMQSVIPMVMEYFSWSYIFVVIVSIVACIIAGIYIRKYIQSVKIHPGVRALLVVGSVFILYVYGNFTNTFMNKWFQKSGIEFVLWNQNENYASNGFVLGFISNLDTTVIEKPKDYSKENMLQIANDIKKQYSSNIGAQKQKEKPNIIFVMSESFWDPTKLTNLSFSEDPLPNLHHYIESFPGGQTISPAFGGNTANVEFEALTSYSMSLLKPGSIPYQQVVTNKKEIPSIPRALKKEGYYTSAIHSFGRSFFKRDDVYKVLGFDKFNAQDTMENVEVDGDYISDLSMSKEIIAELEKQKKPTFVHAVTMQNHFPFTEGRFGENQIEISGLENEESKAELETYTEGLRRSDEALQYLIEELDNLDRPTLLVFFGDHLPSLGTNKSLYKETGYITNEKTPSERLAMAQTPLLMYANFDMPNDNLGLVSPIYFSNLVFDYAGLNKVPFYQFLSKLYEEIPVLRDELKIGKDGEAIKSLTEKQKEMLKQYEFIQYDLLIGKQYSKDILFK